The Enhydrobacter sp. sequence GCACGACATAGAGCGGCACCGTGAGCTCGAATGTGCCGGCGACGGTGATGAAGCCCACGAACATGGCATGCACGCCGCCGACGATGCCGGCAATGCCGGCCGACAGCGCGAAGGCCGCGAGCTTGTAGCGGAAGGTCGGCACGCCCTTCGCTTCCGCCACGTCCTCGTCGTCATGAATGGCGAACAGCCCCATGCCGAGCCGGGAATGGCTCACCTTCCAGGCGATGGCCAGCGTCGTCACGCAGATCGCGAAGGCGAGGAGATAGAGCGTGCCAGTCGGCGTCGGCATGAGCGGGGGCAGCGGCACCGCGCTCATGAAGATCCCACCGCCGCCGTCGATCGGCGTGTTGAGCACGATCGTGGCGACGACGAAGGTGACGGCGAGCGTCAGCAAGGCGAACAGCTCGCCGCGCAGACGGCGCAGACGGAAGACAATGGCGCCCACGCCGACCGCCAGCAATGCCGGAAGGATCGCCGCGACGGGAAGCGTCAGCAGGAACGGCACGTCGAACTTCGCCGCCATCACGGCGGTGGTGTAGAGGCCGATCCCGAAGAAAGCAGCGTGACCCAGGCTGAAATAGCCCGCGAAGCCGCTCAGCAGCGACCAGCTCGTGGCGAGGGAGATCCAGAAGAAAACGAGATAGAGGAAGGAATCATAGAACGCCGGCAGACCGGCCGTCGGCAGAAGCGCCAGGGCGCCGATCGCGAGCGCGGCGGCCAGCCGCGGAAGATCGCGGCCCGCGTTCATATCCACTCCGGGTCCCACAGCAGAACCACGATCAGCATCGAGAAGGAGACGACCGGCGCCCAGGCCGGGCTGAAGATCGCCATGGCCACGGACTGGCTGGCCCCGATCAGCATGCCGGCGAGCAGAGCGCCTAGCGGATTGCCGAGCCGTCCGATGATCACCACGGCAAACACCACGCCCAGCCAGGTCCAGATCTCGGCTGGCGCGAGCGTTGCAATCAGCGCGATGAAGGTGCCGGCAATGCCGGCGTAGCCCGCCCCGACGCCCGATAGAAGATACGCGAGCTGCCTGTGGTTGACGCCGTAGGCGGCGGCGATGCCTGCATCCTCGGCGCTGGCCCGCAAGGCCTTGCCGACGAAGGTCTTGCGCAGCCAGAGCCACGTCCCCCAGGCCAGCGCGCCCGCGACCAGGCAAAGCGCGAGCTCGAGCACCGGGATGAAGAACGGGCCGGCCTTGATCGAGCGCGTCGCGTAAGGCGTTTCGTAGCGGCGGAAATCGGCGGTCCAGTAGAGCTGGATGCCGGCTTCGAGGATGACGGCGACGCTGAAGGTGATCAGAAGCGACGCAAGCTCGTTCACTCTAAATCGGTCGAACAGCCAGTGCTGCGCCGCGCCGATACCGAACATCGCCGGCACCACCAGAGCCGCCGACCACCACGGCGCCACGTGCCAGGTCGTGCCCAGCTCGTAGACGATATAGGCCGAAAGGAACGCCAGCGCGAAGTGGCTGAGATTGACGAGGCGCAGCAGGCCCCAGCTCAAGCTCAGGCCCATGGCGAGCAGCCCGTACATGCCGCCCGCCAGCACGCCCGAGATCAAGGCCTGTCCGAGGAGCGTGGCGCTTGGCATCCACGCCTACGAGGCGATCAGCTTGACGCCGGGCGCGGCAAATTCCTTCGGCCAGACGACTTTCCATTCCTTGTGCTGGACCTGCTTGATCATCT is a genomic window containing:
- a CDS encoding branched-chain amino acid ABC transporter permease, with the protein product MPSATLLGQALISGVLAGGMYGLLAMGLSLSWGLLRLVNLSHFALAFLSAYIVYELGTTWHVAPWWSAALVVPAMFGIGAAQHWLFDRFRVNELASLLITFSVAVILEAGIQLYWTADFRRYETPYATRSIKAGPFFIPVLELALCLVAGALAWGTWLWLRKTFVGKALRASAEDAGIAAAYGVNHRQLAYLLSGVGAGYAGIAGTFIALIATLAPAEIWTWLGVVFAVVIIGRLGNPLGALLAGMLIGASQSVAMAIFSPAWAPVVSFSMLIVVLLWDPEWI